From the Colletotrichum lupini chromosome 1, complete sequence genome, the window cttactaatctaatagtcctacttaacttagttatattaattaaaaagaccgtaaatgctaagtaagtaactagtaatactaaaaaagctattaactaggtattagcggcgtttattattaactaattaatatttaaaaaggctaacgagctctgcgattagttaaagttatttataaagcttagtttagattataatacttaataactattatttaaaaaagtaaaaaaggtatttagtaagtaagcttactatttagtaatattttagtattatattcgagttctaaaagctaaaattaactaattaaggccgtaaaaaaagaagagtatattaataaacttaaatactaggttcgtaaatatctaggatatatagagagtttaggaggactttagtaactatttagttagtctTAGTCGACTcgtaggggtcgaattacctagggagaataataactatattattatagtagtagaagatagttaattaattaagtgtagttagtggcgatgttttaatactatgttttgatggggtggccaaaaggggggggtggccaaaagggggtgggtcgacttaagGAAATGAGAGAAGCCAAGATTAGAAAGTCGCTACGAAGACGGGTATTGAGGAGAATGCAGTGTCATTCATACCATCGTCAACGAATCGATAATCGTACCCGGGAACGAATATGGTACAGGTAAGTCCAGAATAAATGAGTCTTACCTTAATTCTTTTGGGTGGTGATGTTTCGATGACTCCTAATGGCACCTGCTGCATTAGTGGCTCATCTCGATGACGCCCGACAAAACCCTGAGCTGGAGAGGTTCAGCAACAAGTCCGGCAGCCCAACATTTACTTGTCATCTAGAGCTTAGGAACAAGCACCTTGCACCGACGGTAACTCTGGTGTGGCTATGTACCTCATCGATTCAGGAATCAGGGCCATGATCCATGAGCACATCAAGACATCAAGGCTGGACTCGGCCGCCGAAAGGGTCAAAGACCGCTGGGTGCTATAATCATAAGTCAGCTGCGTCAAAGTCTCAATTGGCCAAGTCCTTGGGTTCTTTCAATTGTAGCCGCTGATTGAGAAAGTCTCGATGTGCTCACGACGAATCACTGGGCCATAATCACTAGCTCGTACAGTCATCGGTCACTGTGATGGTCGGCGTCCTCTAATGCGGCTGCGCTGCTCAAGTTGCCGCCGTTGGAGTGGCTATGATCTTGGAAGGGACTATTAACACAATTCCGGCTCAAACGGTCAACATCCTCTGGAGTATCCAATCAATCATGGCCGGTTGGCCCAATGGCAAGGCGTCTGACTACGACTCATCAGTTATCAGGAGATTCTGGGTTCGACCCCCAGGCTGGTCAATATTTTTGATTTCCGATGCGGTATTtccgtcttttttttttttttttttttttttttgcgctTGTGGACGGGGGCGGCGGGCCCGGCAAAATGGGTCCTTTTCGGGGCAGATTGTTGAGGTTCTGGCCGGGATTGGCTGGTAGTTTTTGGAGTAGTCCGTACATCGGCCCGGTGCGGAGGCGGGGGTTACGGGGACACGTTCATACGGTCGGTAGGGAACGTGGGGGTTCCGTTCGACTTGCAAGGGCGACCGGAAACGTCCCGGCCTACCTTGTCTTATACATTCGTGCAAACAGGCCCCGAGCCGAGAGAGTATCTGTCGGATGTAATCTGGCTCCTGTGTAATGCTAATCAATCGATGCTGGAGTTGCCATGGGTTGCCTAAGGTAGAATCCAACCAGATAAGCATCTCCTACATATGATGCCCACTTACGCAATAATTTGACCttttctaaatactaatcaGATAGTGGGATGTTGCGATAATACCATTGGTTGATACGTGCAATTCGTTCCCAGATACGGCAAGCCTTTCCACGGCCGATGGTTTAGGCCCCTTGGAACTCTAAAAAACAAAGCCGGCAGTCAATTCGGAAGACGTACGTACTGCTTCTTCAACCACCCGAGACGGTGAAACTCACGGAGCACTCTGCGATGTCTGCATCACCTCGGCAGTTGAAGCTTGCCTCGTGTACCAATTACCCCTCCCACCGGCGCGGTCTTCGGATAGCTCTTGTTTACCGTAGGCTGTGGCCTATGCCGCCTAACTATGCCCCGGACCCCCGGTCAAAGTTGCAATCGCACTTCTTATCCCAAAGTTTAATAAACACCGTTTTCTCCGACGAGCCTGACCGTACCGCAGCAAATTCTTCAACTGGTACCGATAGTCGGGTACGTCAAGACCAAGGTGTCGCTTTGGTCGGAAAGTTCCATAATCTTTTCGGTCACCTTTTGTACGAGGTAAGGTATGGTGGCCTTGGGAGGGAAGATACGAGAGGAGGAAGGTGGAAAGCTGCTGCGAGTCATGGAGCTATGCTTGCTGTGATGGCAAGTTTCCACATGTCATCGGAGGGGTCGGAACTGTTCCGGCAGCGCTGCGAacgctattataaagaagcTCAGAATGAAGCTCTACAATCACACTGAAGCCGGAGGGTGGTTGCTAGATCCCAAACGCCAATACCAAGAGTAAATAGTCATCATCACAACAAGCCTCCCCAACATGCCTCTCCGCGTCCTCCTTACCGGCGCCAACGGCTTCATAGCCCAACACATCCTCGCCCAGTTTCTCGCAGCAGGCCACTCCGTTCGCGCCGTCGTCCGCTCCCAGTCCTCCGCCGACCAGCTCCACAAGACCTTCGCCTCCTACCCCTCCACGCAGCTCGACTTCGCCCTGGTGCCCGACATCGCCGCCCCGGGCGCCTTTGATACCGTCCTCGTCTCGGACCATGCGCCCTTTGACGTCGTCCTCCACACGGCCTCGCCCTTCAACTTCCGCAAGGGCAACTCTAACGCCGACTTCCTCGACCCAGCCGTCAAGGGCACGACCGAGATCCTACAGGGCGTGGTGCGCAAGGCGCCGACCGTGAAGAGAGTCATCGTCACGAGCTCCATGGCCGCCGTGATCGAGATCACCAAGCCCCCCATCTCCGACCCGCCCAAGATTTACAGCGAGAAGGACTGGCTCGGCGTATCGAGGGAAGACGCAGAGGCATCGACGCACCCCGCGATACCCTACGTCGCCAGCAAGAAATTCGCAGAAAAGGCAGCCTGGGCCTTCCTCTCCTCCGAACCGAAACCCGCCTTCGAGCTCGTCACAATCTGCCCGCCCATCGTCTACGGACCCCTCTACGACGTCTCGGCGACGGCATCCCCGCAGAACCTGAACGAGAGCAACCACATGCTCTACCAGAACTTCTGCGGGCCGTCACTTACCAAGGAATCGCCGGTCCCGCCTGAGATGCTGCACCTGTACGTCGACGTGCGGGACGTCGCGCGCGCGCACCTGCTGGCAGCGACGACGCCCGAGGCGGGCGGGAAGAGGTTTCTGGTGAGTCCCGGGGGCGTGTCGAACCAGCGACTGGCGAATATTTTGAGGGAGAAGCTGCCGCAGTGGGAAGGGCGGATACCAAAGGGGGACCCGGCCAAGACGGCGCTGGCGGAGGGCATGTTTGGGGTTGATGCGTCGTTGGCGGAGAAGGTT encodes:
- a CDS encoding NAD dependent epimerase/dehydratase — its product is MPLRVLLTGANGFIAQHILAQFLAAGHSVRAVVRSQSSADQLHKTFASYPSTQLDFALVPDIAAPGAFDTVLVSDHAPFDVVLHTASPFNFRKGNSNADFLDPAVKGTTEILQGVVRKAPTVKRVIVTSSMAAVIEITKPPISDPPKIYSEKDWLGVSREDAEASTHPAIPYVASKKFAEKAAWAFLSSEPKPAFELVTICPPIVYGPLYDVSATASPQNLNESNHMLYQNFCGPSLTKESPVPPEMLHLYVDVRDVARAHLLAATTPEAGGKRFLVSPGGVSNQRLANILREKLPQWEGRIPKGDPAKTALAEGMFGVDASLAEKVLGMEYRKLEDTIGDTAVQFVELENRAKTA